Proteins found in one Scylla paramamosain isolate STU-SP2022 chromosome 44, ASM3559412v1, whole genome shotgun sequence genomic segment:
- the LOC135094158 gene encoding innexin inx2-like isoform X1: protein MPNATRQGAHAEDGHHAHTPTRAYSHAQNLVISDHSENDVCLPHKMWHKFSALHHFSRRSATVFSRSLVFNLITVYTPVLLLAGSIVTSAKQILSPIHCEGEGKDGLSKDYVETYCYIEGTFNLYMKQVAKQVRPGGHLTARNPVRFEQQVGKNVIYPNLGQFVEGQSSRREISYYQWVTFFLLIEALVIYLPRQIWHQLTHSQCLPFDFTNLRRREDWEDKKNFLVWHMKQTRGNHEYWLWQYLLTELLAIALLASFFILTDVFLGGDFYDYGLDWVHFMHNATNNTISPMTARFPRLTVCKLQYHSRGGTINSYYPLCLLPINCFNDKIFLFLYFWYCLLFGLSLVRGLYMLVLVTCKPARRLRLKFSAKLVPEDTLDRFINAHNLSDWFVLCNLAPTMDPVLIAELVTQLVYEVQGGESSDSKPSRLGKQEKSLQSVNYI, encoded by the exons aATGTGGCACAAGTTTTCTGCGCTGCACCACTTCTCAAGGCGCAGTGCCACAGTATTCTCAAGATCCCTGGTCTTTAATCTGATAACTGTGTACacccctgtcctcctccttgccGGGTCCATTGTAACTTCGGCCAAGCAAATTCTAAGCCCCATCCATTGCGAAGGCGAAGGAAAGGATGGGCTTAGCAAAGATTATGTCGAGACGTACTGTTACATCGAGGGCACCTTTAATCTGTACATGAAGCAGGTGGCCAAACAGGTGAGGCCAGGAGGTCACCTAACAGCGCGCAACCCGGTCCGCTTCGAACAGCAG GTGGGCAAAAATGTCATCTACCCGAACCTTGGGCAGTTCGTGGAGGGGCAGTCATCGCGGCGGGAAATCTCTTACTACCAGTGGGTGACGTTCTTCCTGCTGATCGAGGCCTTGGTGATCTACCTGCCCAGGCAAATATGGCACCAGCTCACCCACAGCCAGTGCCTCCCCTTCGACTTCACCAACCTGCGGCGCCGCGAGGATtgggaggacaagaagaacttTTTAGTATGGCACATGAAGCAGACGCGGGGCAACCACGAGTACTGGCTGTGGCAGTACTTGCTCACGGAGCTGCTGGCCATCGCCCTGCTCgcctccttcttcatccttacAGACGTGTTCCTCGGCGGGGACTTCTACGATTACGGCCTCGATTGGGTCCACTTCATGCACAAcgccaccaacaacaccatctCGCCCATGACGGCCCGCTTCCCCCGCCTCACGGTGTGCAAGCTGCAGTACCACTCCCGCGGCGGCACCATCAACTCCTACTACCCGCTCTGCCTGCTGCCCATCAACTGCTTCAATGATAAgatcttcctgtttctctactTCTGGTACTGCCTGCTGTTCGGCCTGTCCCTGGTGCGCGGCCTGTACATGCTGGTGCTGGTGACCTGCAAGCCGGCACGGCGCCTGCGCCTCAAGTTCAGCGCCAAGCTGGTGCCGGAGGACACGCTGGACCGGTTCATCAACGCGCACAACCTGAGCGACTGGTTCGTGCTGTGCAACCTGGCGCCCACCATGGACCCCGTGCTGATCGCCGAGCTGGTGACGCAGCTGGTGTACGAGGTGCAGGGCGGCGAGAGCTCCGACTCCAAGCCCTCCCGCCTCGGCAAGCAGGAAAAATCGCTCCAGTCTGTTAATTATATATGA
- the LOC135094158 gene encoding innexin inx2-like isoform X3 gives MLVTGQYHVYFSVLQSNCGSDAGQMWHKFSALHHFSRRSATVFSRSLVFNLITVYTPVLLLAGSIVTSAKQILSPIHCEGEGKDGLSKDYVETYCYIEGTFNLYMKQVAKQVRPGGHLTARNPVRFEQQVGKNVIYPNLGQFVEGQSSRREISYYQWVTFFLLIEALVIYLPRQIWHQLTHSQCLPFDFTNLRRREDWEDKKNFLVWHMKQTRGNHEYWLWQYLLTELLAIALLASFFILTDVFLGGDFYDYGLDWVHFMHNATNNTISPMTARFPRLTVCKLQYHSRGGTINSYYPLCLLPINCFNDKIFLFLYFWYCLLFGLSLVRGLYMLVLVTCKPARRLRLKFSAKLVPEDTLDRFINAHNLSDWFVLCNLAPTMDPVLIAELVTQLVYEVQGGESSDSKPSRLGKQEKSLQSVNYI, from the exons ATGCTTGTGACGGGACAGTATCACGTGTACTTCAGTGTTCTTCAGTCTAATTGTGGAAGTGACGCTGGGCA aATGTGGCACAAGTTTTCTGCGCTGCACCACTTCTCAAGGCGCAGTGCCACAGTATTCTCAAGATCCCTGGTCTTTAATCTGATAACTGTGTACacccctgtcctcctccttgccGGGTCCATTGTAACTTCGGCCAAGCAAATTCTAAGCCCCATCCATTGCGAAGGCGAAGGAAAGGATGGGCTTAGCAAAGATTATGTCGAGACGTACTGTTACATCGAGGGCACCTTTAATCTGTACATGAAGCAGGTGGCCAAACAGGTGAGGCCAGGAGGTCACCTAACAGCGCGCAACCCGGTCCGCTTCGAACAGCAG GTGGGCAAAAATGTCATCTACCCGAACCTTGGGCAGTTCGTGGAGGGGCAGTCATCGCGGCGGGAAATCTCTTACTACCAGTGGGTGACGTTCTTCCTGCTGATCGAGGCCTTGGTGATCTACCTGCCCAGGCAAATATGGCACCAGCTCACCCACAGCCAGTGCCTCCCCTTCGACTTCACCAACCTGCGGCGCCGCGAGGATtgggaggacaagaagaacttTTTAGTATGGCACATGAAGCAGACGCGGGGCAACCACGAGTACTGGCTGTGGCAGTACTTGCTCACGGAGCTGCTGGCCATCGCCCTGCTCgcctccttcttcatccttacAGACGTGTTCCTCGGCGGGGACTTCTACGATTACGGCCTCGATTGGGTCCACTTCATGCACAAcgccaccaacaacaccatctCGCCCATGACGGCCCGCTTCCCCCGCCTCACGGTGTGCAAGCTGCAGTACCACTCCCGCGGCGGCACCATCAACTCCTACTACCCGCTCTGCCTGCTGCCCATCAACTGCTTCAATGATAAgatcttcctgtttctctactTCTGGTACTGCCTGCTGTTCGGCCTGTCCCTGGTGCGCGGCCTGTACATGCTGGTGCTGGTGACCTGCAAGCCGGCACGGCGCCTGCGCCTCAAGTTCAGCGCCAAGCTGGTGCCGGAGGACACGCTGGACCGGTTCATCAACGCGCACAACCTGAGCGACTGGTTCGTGCTGTGCAACCTGGCGCCCACCATGGACCCCGTGCTGATCGCCGAGCTGGTGACGCAGCTGGTGTACGAGGTGCAGGGCGGCGAGAGCTCCGACTCCAAGCCCTCCCGCCTCGGCAAGCAGGAAAAATCGCTCCAGTCTGTTAATTATATATGA
- the LOC135094158 gene encoding innexin inx2-like isoform X5 has translation MWHKFSALHHFSRRSATVFSRSLVFNLITVYTPVLLLAGSIVTSAKQILSPIHCEGEGKDGLSKDYVETYCYIEGTFNLYMKQVAKQVRPGGHLTARNPVRFEQQVGKNVIYPNLGQFVEGQSSRREISYYQWVTFFLLIEALVIYLPRQIWHQLTHSQCLPFDFTNLRRREDWEDKKNFLVWHMKQTRGNHEYWLWQYLLTELLAIALLASFFILTDVFLGGDFYDYGLDWVHFMHNATNNTISPMTARFPRLTVCKLQYHSRGGTINSYYPLCLLPINCFNDKIFLFLYFWYCLLFGLSLVRGLYMLVLVTCKPARRLRLKFSAKLVPEDTLDRFINAHNLSDWFVLCNLAPTMDPVLIAELVTQLVYEVQGGESSDSKPSRLGKQEKSLQSVNYI, from the exons ATGTGGCACAAGTTTTCTGCGCTGCACCACTTCTCAAGGCGCAGTGCCACAGTATTCTCAAGATCCCTGGTCTTTAATCTGATAACTGTGTACacccctgtcctcctccttgccGGGTCCATTGTAACTTCGGCCAAGCAAATTCTAAGCCCCATCCATTGCGAAGGCGAAGGAAAGGATGGGCTTAGCAAAGATTATGTCGAGACGTACTGTTACATCGAGGGCACCTTTAATCTGTACATGAAGCAGGTGGCCAAACAGGTGAGGCCAGGAGGTCACCTAACAGCGCGCAACCCGGTCCGCTTCGAACAGCAG GTGGGCAAAAATGTCATCTACCCGAACCTTGGGCAGTTCGTGGAGGGGCAGTCATCGCGGCGGGAAATCTCTTACTACCAGTGGGTGACGTTCTTCCTGCTGATCGAGGCCTTGGTGATCTACCTGCCCAGGCAAATATGGCACCAGCTCACCCACAGCCAGTGCCTCCCCTTCGACTTCACCAACCTGCGGCGCCGCGAGGATtgggaggacaagaagaacttTTTAGTATGGCACATGAAGCAGACGCGGGGCAACCACGAGTACTGGCTGTGGCAGTACTTGCTCACGGAGCTGCTGGCCATCGCCCTGCTCgcctccttcttcatccttacAGACGTGTTCCTCGGCGGGGACTTCTACGATTACGGCCTCGATTGGGTCCACTTCATGCACAAcgccaccaacaacaccatctCGCCCATGACGGCCCGCTTCCCCCGCCTCACGGTGTGCAAGCTGCAGTACCACTCCCGCGGCGGCACCATCAACTCCTACTACCCGCTCTGCCTGCTGCCCATCAACTGCTTCAATGATAAgatcttcctgtttctctactTCTGGTACTGCCTGCTGTTCGGCCTGTCCCTGGTGCGCGGCCTGTACATGCTGGTGCTGGTGACCTGCAAGCCGGCACGGCGCCTGCGCCTCAAGTTCAGCGCCAAGCTGGTGCCGGAGGACACGCTGGACCGGTTCATCAACGCGCACAACCTGAGCGACTGGTTCGTGCTGTGCAACCTGGCGCCCACCATGGACCCCGTGCTGATCGCCGAGCTGGTGACGCAGCTGGTGTACGAGGTGCAGGGCGGCGAGAGCTCCGACTCCAAGCCCTCCCGCCTCGGCAAGCAGGAAAAATCGCTCCAGTCTGTTAATTATATATGA
- the LOC135094158 gene encoding innexin inx2-like isoform X4 codes for MAEDTKGMWHKFSALHHFSRRSATVFSRSLVFNLITVYTPVLLLAGSIVTSAKQILSPIHCEGEGKDGLSKDYVETYCYIEGTFNLYMKQVAKQVRPGGHLTARNPVRFEQQVGKNVIYPNLGQFVEGQSSRREISYYQWVTFFLLIEALVIYLPRQIWHQLTHSQCLPFDFTNLRRREDWEDKKNFLVWHMKQTRGNHEYWLWQYLLTELLAIALLASFFILTDVFLGGDFYDYGLDWVHFMHNATNNTISPMTARFPRLTVCKLQYHSRGGTINSYYPLCLLPINCFNDKIFLFLYFWYCLLFGLSLVRGLYMLVLVTCKPARRLRLKFSAKLVPEDTLDRFINAHNLSDWFVLCNLAPTMDPVLIAELVTQLVYEVQGGESSDSKPSRLGKQEKSLQSVNYI; via the exons aATGTGGCACAAGTTTTCTGCGCTGCACCACTTCTCAAGGCGCAGTGCCACAGTATTCTCAAGATCCCTGGTCTTTAATCTGATAACTGTGTACacccctgtcctcctccttgccGGGTCCATTGTAACTTCGGCCAAGCAAATTCTAAGCCCCATCCATTGCGAAGGCGAAGGAAAGGATGGGCTTAGCAAAGATTATGTCGAGACGTACTGTTACATCGAGGGCACCTTTAATCTGTACATGAAGCAGGTGGCCAAACAGGTGAGGCCAGGAGGTCACCTAACAGCGCGCAACCCGGTCCGCTTCGAACAGCAG GTGGGCAAAAATGTCATCTACCCGAACCTTGGGCAGTTCGTGGAGGGGCAGTCATCGCGGCGGGAAATCTCTTACTACCAGTGGGTGACGTTCTTCCTGCTGATCGAGGCCTTGGTGATCTACCTGCCCAGGCAAATATGGCACCAGCTCACCCACAGCCAGTGCCTCCCCTTCGACTTCACCAACCTGCGGCGCCGCGAGGATtgggaggacaagaagaacttTTTAGTATGGCACATGAAGCAGACGCGGGGCAACCACGAGTACTGGCTGTGGCAGTACTTGCTCACGGAGCTGCTGGCCATCGCCCTGCTCgcctccttcttcatccttacAGACGTGTTCCTCGGCGGGGACTTCTACGATTACGGCCTCGATTGGGTCCACTTCATGCACAAcgccaccaacaacaccatctCGCCCATGACGGCCCGCTTCCCCCGCCTCACGGTGTGCAAGCTGCAGTACCACTCCCGCGGCGGCACCATCAACTCCTACTACCCGCTCTGCCTGCTGCCCATCAACTGCTTCAATGATAAgatcttcctgtttctctactTCTGGTACTGCCTGCTGTTCGGCCTGTCCCTGGTGCGCGGCCTGTACATGCTGGTGCTGGTGACCTGCAAGCCGGCACGGCGCCTGCGCCTCAAGTTCAGCGCCAAGCTGGTGCCGGAGGACACGCTGGACCGGTTCATCAACGCGCACAACCTGAGCGACTGGTTCGTGCTGTGCAACCTGGCGCCCACCATGGACCCCGTGCTGATCGCCGAGCTGGTGACGCAGCTGGTGTACGAGGTGCAGGGCGGCGAGAGCTCCGACTCCAAGCCCTCCCGCCTCGGCAAGCAGGAAAAATCGCTCCAGTCTGTTAATTATATATGA